taaacccttgaatctcactcctatgctttatctctcaagcttgaatgcatgctagctttttacttttctataatcataacgatagtttgttatagaattgggacttgttgtgagattacctcttctatacttgctgctaggaatagaggaagggttgaggtttgttggcctgaattgcatgcttagtgcttctaacaaatgtttaggttatcaaggaattgaatctatcttttgattagaaagggttttctttacgaggcatcgatagatgactatctaggctagaacatcaaggagagactcaggattaattgaataggaaggtttgctaaaactgaatttgttgagcaagaacccaaggcaatctcatctctgaatttcaatcgcttttttacttgatcacttgtctttttacaaactcaagaaacaaccaatcattaaactgaattttatttgctttccaaccttgaacttgattctTAAACCGAATtcgcattccaattccctgtggttcgataaattaaaaccgggtagattctgtacacttgcagaagaACCAACAGGGTTCCTCTTTATCTTGGTATGAGTTTACTTTTTGGCTCTCTTTACTCTCGCATCCTGCTCTCGCTCACTCTCTTCTCTTACAGGTCACGAATAGAAAGAGGAAAAGGTCgaggaggatgaggatgagggaTTCGATGATGTAAGTAAATCCTATTTCTTACAAATCCACTCTTATGCTTGGAAACTCTGTGACTTGAAGTGTTGATCTGTAACTTGAACTGATACATAATTCTTGCTATTTGTGTGACTGGGGTCTCCTTGTTATAACTTGCCTTTCTTTTCATTCAAACACCATGTTTTGTTGGGGAGAAATTCAACATAAGAAAACTAGTGAAGAACACCTCTTGATTTGATTGACACTGTTTGTATAAGACTTGACTTTTAGTTGGAAATTGTCTCTCAACAAGAGGTACAAAGTGTATCAAATAGTTTCTGGTTTCAAATTTATTTTGCATCAATTTTGCCTTAGTGTGTCAAGGTACAACTACATGGGCTTCTTCTATCAAGTGTTTGAAACTAAACCCCACATCAGGCAATAAGAAATTCAGTTTGCAGACATTCTTTCACAAAGCCAAATACATCCACAATAATTCATAAACTTCACTCTAAATTTGCATAAACTTCACAATAGACTAGTTAATTACATTTGTGGCTGTTTTGTTTGTAGTTTCAGGGCCTGATTGCTATCCTTGGAGGGGCTATGTTTGGTTAACTATTTGTGTGGCAGCTTGATgagtttctttttttcttttctgtcaTGGGAATTGAACCTGGTTAACTATATTGGATTACATCATGGGCTGGGTATTAAGTTGCAGCACTGAAACACGTATAATTCTATTGTGCTCTCATGTCCAAAGACTATGTTTGCTTCTGTTGGTGGCATATACTTTTGGGGGCTTGTTACTGATGCAGTTTGGGTGAGTTTATTAATTTTAGGCTCAAGTGTATTATATCATCTTTGCTTATCAAATAAAACTTGCAGTTAGTGGGGGACTTGGATTGAACATTCATgttatttcattttcttgcttttTTGTAAGTTTGTAATATCTCAGATTCTCATTGGTTCTAATACATAaagtaaatattttaataagCACTAACTTAGTGAGTTTGGTTAAAAGGAAAAATAGGGAACCATGCATATAGTCTTCAATGATGGGATAAGTTCTCTTTCCTCTAAACTATGCTTGTGTTTACAGGTTTTTTGGTGGATGAGAGTATGAATGAGTTGCAAACTCATTTACATGGTTTTTAAATTTCTCCCGCAAATGGTCACTTGTTGATGCTCTTAAGTCAAATACTTTGATCTTTTGCCTAAGGTATGCTATTTAAGTTCTTAACATTGGATGTGTAATGCTAGTTTGTTTGTGTTGTCATGGATTGAATGTTGTATGAACTAATGTCATCAATGGTTGTTAGATGGAGTGTAAATATGTTGTACATAATATTCCATGCTTCATTATATGACAGAATATGGACATCCGTCAAATTCGCGGTTGGATGTATAATAGAATCATACCTAGCCAACGGGAGCATACAAGTGCATTTTTGAATGGACTAATTGAATTTATTGCTCTTGCATGCCAAAAAGCAGCAGACTTGACTAGTGGAGAGATTAGATGTCCTTGCACTAGATGTAGAAATCTCAAGTACTTAGATCCCGAAGAGGTTGAAGTTCATCTTTGTAGGTGGGGATTTATATCAAATTATTGGTATTGGACATGTCATGGAGAAAATGATCCAACTTTATGCACAACATTTAATACTTGTCCAAGTACTAGTGGCACTGCACAAGAGGGTCATAGATTTGAAAACATGGTTTACGATGCGTTTGATCCACAATTTAGAATGCATCCTATTCAACAAATAGAGGAGTCTCCAAATAAAGATGCTCAAGAGTTTTATGATTTACTACATGCAGCGCAGAAGCCATTGTGGCCAGGTTGTACTAATCATACAGAATTTATGGATTCAACCCTTCTCCAATAGACTTGTTTCGCACTACACATCAACACAAGGATGGCACATTTGTGGATAAGAAATTAGAGCATGTAGATGTATGATATGCTAAACTCTTCTTTAATTTAGTATACATGAATTGCATTGAACTAGTCTATGAGACAAATATTTATGGATTGGTTGAGCTCTTGTAACATATTTTAGTGTTTTTGTCTTTGTTGCTCATACAAGGATGTGCTTGAAATTATGGTAAATGTAAGTTAGGTATTGTAAAAGAGAATTTATGGTTGATTTTATTGTAACCAATTCTTGCTAACAGGGTGCATATGTGCGTGAAATGGAAGATAGGACGCAAAGAGCATCTGAGCAAAATCTTCCTCCGCCAAATGAGCTAGATGTGTGGCGTGACGTGGCTGGCGTTAAAAAGGATAGAATATATGGGTTGGGATTGGAGTCCACTGTTATCAATAAACAATATCATGGCTCATGTTCTTCATCAACTGAATGGGTAAGAAGATCAGAATTTGATCAATTGAGAAACACTATGGAGGAGACTCAAAGAATGGTAAAACAAATGATGGAAGAAATGATGCAACAACCACCTATGCAAActccaaatcaagaggagttaGAAACTGAGGAGTCAGAGAGTGAGGAGGATCTTGGTGGTTTTCCATGAAAACTTTGTCAAGCTTTGTTTCTATATTTAATGTAATAGACTATGTTTAATGTAAAAGTAATCTACTAGACTAGTTTAAGTAGGTCATGGTATACTTTTTGTAATGATTCAGTAATGAATTTAGGTGGATATGTTAAGATTGTGTGTTTTGTGATGATTATGGttatattcatatttttaacactaaaaaaatttgttacaaaaCTGTTTATTTTTGTCAATTTTATACATATTTCCGTCACTGAAGTCATCACTAACTTTCTAAATCTGTTGCTAATTCCGTCGCTATATTATAGCTGAAGTCgtcgctaaatcggtcgctaaatTTTGTCGCTAAATCAGTCGCTAAAGTCCGTCGCTAAATCAGTCGCTtcattccgtcgctaaatcagTTGCTACAAGTCCGTCGCTATATAGGTCGCTAAATCCTGTCGCTAAATCGGTTGctaaattccgtcgctaaatcagTCGCTAAATTCGGTCGCTAATTCGGTCGCTAAAATTCGGTCGCTATATGAGTCGCTATATCGGTGGCTAATTCGGTCGCAACGTTTAGCGACGAGTGAAATAGCAACCAGCAAAGATCGGTCGCAAAATCGGTCGCTAACTGTTTTAGCGACCGATTTAGGCCATTTAGCGACCGATTTGGTCCGTCGCTAAATGACTGTTTTCTGGTAGTGATTGGATCAGTTAATTTGCTTCAAGTTTCTTTGTTGTATTTAGTTATAGTGAAAATTTGTGTTGTCCAGAAAAAGAAACTagaaaattgtgtttttgttGTCCTAACTCCTGACATTCTTTGAGTGGTAGATTTCGAGTTGAATTCATGTGAAATTTGCTCCTTTTATTGGTGCTCTAGCTGGAAAAAGAGGCCTTAATATTTCTTGATTCTCTAATGTGTCACTCTTGACCTTGCTTTTGATGACAGACCATCCTGATCTTTCTACAGCCAGTATAGTCATTTTTGGCATAGAGTCTTTATCCATAAGTGCTGAGGGAAATCTTGACTTTTTTTGCTTGCCTGAAGAACAACTCTTATCAGCTTCAACAAAGGATTAAAATTGTTGAGCTAGACAAATTTTCTCAAGGCCTGGTGTTAAAGAGAATATTAGCTTTGACCCTCACTTCATGGTTTGGTCACGGATAGAGAGGTCACAAGGTCCAAGTCAGGTTATGATCATGGAGGTTGTTGGGTTCTATGTTCAGGATAAGGTCATTAGGTGTAAAGCTATGCAGGCACAAATCTAGCACTCTAAAGAATAATGGAATTTGGAAATAGGTTGTTTTTACACTTCATCTTATTAAAACCTTTTATTAGACTCTCTCTCTGCTTCAAATTTGTAACTTCCTAAATGCATGTGATGATGTACTTGAAACTTACTATGATTGAGTCTTTTGCCACTTGCATCACTAAGTTTTCTATAATGCCTAGACATGGTTGATTCATCAGTTATATATTGTATTGGTGAGCTTATAGTGTATCTCTATTACCGACATCTTTTATGAGATACTCTTTGAGCCAATTTGAAATTGTTGTGGATTATGTGAATCCAAGTCGTTTATGTTCTTCAATATTATCAAAATGAATAATCACGGTTGAAgttacttttttgtttttatggtttttgttTAATGAACTTATTTTGCTGTAATATACCTTAAATCAGTTGCACCTGACCTTCGTTAGGGGAGAAATTTACTTCTTTTCCCTAAATTCAAtccataatttatatttatttatgtttaaagaaaaaatttaatAGAACTTaaacacttttttatttttttatgtttaaattagGTTAAAAAGTTTTCAACGGTGAGGAATATTCTACATGACTATGCTTTCATGTTAAAATAGGGAGGAATAATTTACTTGATGAATGCTCTgacggggaggaacattttacattaaattattttcatgtacaaattaatataaacacaaattttaataaaatttcacAACTTTAATTTCATGTTAAAAGTGCATTgtataataatatagtccactttaatttttctACAAATTACAGGGTAAAAGCTCTTACGTGGAGTAACGttttacaaaaatatattttcttgttaaaaaaaattcatagggcattttcataatttcttattaataaaagaaataattGCATgtatataaaactatgaaaattTGATGGTGAAACATGTAGTACGAGAATGTAAAATTagtaatattatttataatt
This portion of the Lotus japonicus ecotype B-129 chromosome 3, LjGifu_v1.2 genome encodes:
- the LOC130743920 gene encoding uncharacterized protein LOC130743920, with protein sequence MVYDAFDPQFRMHPIQQIEESPNKDAQEIYGFNPSPIDLFRTTHQHKDGTFVDKKLEHVDGAYVREMEDRTQRASEQNLPPPNELDVWRDVAGVKKDRIYGLGLESTVINKQYHGSCSSSTEWVRRSEFDQLRNTMEETQRMVKQMMEEMMQQPPMQTPNQEELETEESESEEDLGGFP